The Acidimicrobiia bacterium region GACCTCGACGCCGACGTCCTCGCGGCCCAGGCCGCCGGCCTCACGGGAGTCCTGGTGCGGACGGGGAAGTTCCGGGCTGACACGCTCGCGGGAGCCGCCGCCGAGCCCGACTACGTCCTCGACTCCTTCGCCGACCTGCCGACGCTGCTCGGCCTCACT contains the following coding sequences:
- a CDS encoding HAD hydrolase-like protein, yielding DLDADVLAAQAAGLTGVLVRTGKFRADTLAGAAAEPDYVLDSFADLPTLLGLT